One genomic region from Halococcus qingdaonensis encodes:
- a CDS encoding nucleoside hydrolase: protein MTRRVLLDTDTAGDDTQAVLLAALAESIDLEALTIVAGNVPFEHEVENAKHTLELADATDDVPVYEGARTPLVKEIEHATHVHGEAGLGGDLIADTEIPSADGYAVDTIVETLRESPGEVTLVCIGPLTNVALALRREPDLDELADEIWVMGGAVGTFGNDTPAAEFNFWVDPDAAKVVLRECDVTLVDWGLCVRDGTFDADTLAHLDDGDTPYADFFAEISKRAREMNRERTGEAVATQPDLLTAACMLHPELVTDAEELYVDVDEREGMTRGYSLVDVHGITDGEPRTRVVREIDADLFERIASDMLHHGDPERSL from the coding sequence ATGACCCGACGCGTCCTGCTTGATACTGACACTGCCGGCGACGACACGCAGGCCGTCCTGCTCGCAGCGTTGGCCGAGTCGATCGACCTCGAAGCGCTGACGATCGTCGCTGGCAACGTCCCGTTCGAACACGAAGTCGAGAACGCGAAACACACCCTGGAACTCGCGGATGCTACCGACGACGTCCCGGTTTACGAAGGCGCTCGTACGCCGCTCGTCAAGGAGATCGAGCACGCGACCCACGTCCACGGCGAGGCCGGTCTTGGTGGCGATCTCATCGCCGATACGGAGATCCCTTCGGCCGACGGCTACGCCGTCGATACGATCGTCGAGACCCTCCGCGAGTCGCCGGGCGAGGTGACGCTCGTCTGTATCGGCCCGCTCACCAACGTCGCGCTCGCGCTCCGGCGTGAACCCGATCTCGACGAGCTCGCCGACGAGATCTGGGTGATGGGCGGGGCGGTCGGGACGTTCGGCAACGACACGCCCGCCGCCGAGTTCAACTTCTGGGTCGATCCAGACGCGGCGAAGGTCGTCCTGCGCGAGTGCGACGTCACGCTCGTCGACTGGGGGCTCTGCGTTCGCGACGGCACGTTCGACGCCGACACCCTCGCGCATCTCGACGACGGCGACACGCCCTACGCCGACTTCTTCGCCGAGATCTCGAAACGAGCGCGCGAGATGAATCGCGAGCGAACCGGTGAAGCGGTCGCGACCCAGCCCGACCTGCTCACCGCCGCCTGTATGCTCCACCCCGAACTCGTCACCGACGCCGAGGAATTGTACGTGGACGTCGACGAACGCGAGGGGATGACACGCGGTTACAGTCTCGTCGACGTCCATGGTATCACGGACGGCGAGCCCCGAACACGGGTCGTGCGCGAGATCGACGCCGACCTGTTCGAGCGCATCGCGAGCGACATGCTCCACCACGGCGATCCCGAGCGCTCACTCTGA
- a CDS encoding glutamate-cysteine ligase family protein: MKVGVECEYWVVDETGALHDGRELVTAHECVEPEFVAAMIEVKTPPVASERELRETLQSTLRTVLAAADTAGLRLVPLGTPLAEGTSPIVSDRGRLLERIYGDGLTPATQCAGTHIHFDAGNVARQVNLLTALDPALALVSSSPYYVGEGGLSASRPHAYRTLCGPEFVRFRDLWEYTSDAGAWDEHLDAAYESFRAIALDRGVTAREFATHFGSDDVIASPIRVRRDFPTVEWRTPDTALPSQIATLTGDVARLVAQTRTKTVEIGEPGVGPHRIRVPPFEELARLTAAAMEDGLASRAVWSYLERLSIDPRNYRPIAAEIGSRTRISKPDARRLRLEYADRLEEDVRTLLDGVSACQHPFSDARGVSGAIATGTVHGEFRDLL, encoded by the coding sequence ATGAAAGTCGGCGTAGAATGCGAATACTGGGTAGTCGACGAAACGGGCGCGCTCCATGACGGGCGCGAACTGGTCACGGCACACGAGTGCGTCGAACCCGAGTTCGTCGCCGCGATGATCGAGGTCAAGACGCCGCCGGTCGCGAGCGAGCGCGAACTCCGCGAGACGCTGCAGTCGACGCTCCGGACGGTGCTCGCCGCGGCCGACACGGCGGGGTTACGCCTCGTCCCACTCGGAACGCCGCTCGCCGAGGGTACCTCGCCGATCGTGAGCGATCGCGGGCGACTCCTCGAACGGATCTACGGCGACGGACTGACGCCCGCGACGCAGTGTGCTGGAACGCATATCCACTTCGATGCCGGCAACGTCGCGCGCCAGGTGAACCTCCTCACGGCGCTCGATCCCGCGCTCGCGCTCGTGAGCTCGTCGCCGTACTACGTCGGCGAGGGCGGCCTGTCGGCCTCGCGCCCGCACGCCTATCGGACGCTGTGTGGCCCGGAGTTCGTCCGGTTTCGCGATCTCTGGGAGTACACGAGCGACGCCGGCGCGTGGGACGAGCATCTCGACGCCGCCTACGAGTCGTTCCGTGCGATCGCGCTCGATCGCGGCGTCACGGCCCGTGAGTTCGCGACCCACTTCGGGTCCGACGACGTCATCGCGTCGCCGATCCGGGTGCGACGGGACTTCCCGACCGTCGAGTGGCGGACGCCCGACACGGCGCTGCCCTCGCAGATCGCCACACTGACCGGCGATGTCGCGCGGCTCGTGGCCCAAACTAGGACGAAGACGGTCGAGATCGGGGAGCCGGGAGTCGGCCCGCACCGTATCCGCGTGCCGCCGTTCGAGGAGCTCGCGCGGCTCACCGCGGCGGCGATGGAGGACGGGCTCGCCTCGCGGGCGGTGTGGTCGTATCTCGAACGGCTGTCGATCGATCCGCGGAACTACCGCCCGATCGCGGCGGAGATCGGCAGTCGCACGCGCATCTCGAAGCCGGACGCGAGGCGGCTCCGGCTCGAATACGCTGACCGACTCGAGGAGGACGTGCGGACGCTCCTGGATGGGGTGAGTGCATGCCAACACCCCTTCTCGGACGCGAGGGGTGTCTCGGGGGCCATCGCGACCGGAACGGTTCACGGTGAGTTCCGGGATCTCCTGTAA
- a CDS encoding cupin domain-containing protein: MPINESDVDWNAIGPDDTGFRRKQLGAAAGGDDIGCSLYELPAGERAWPYHYHTRNEEALYVLSGTATLRLDDEEEDLRPGTYVALPTGAEHAHRVVNDGDEPVRYLVISTMDEPDVVGYPDADALGVYVGTPPGGDEDERVLSGFFHEDDDIDFWDEVADD, encoded by the coding sequence ATGCCCATCAACGAATCCGACGTCGACTGGAACGCGATCGGCCCCGACGACACCGGGTTCCGTCGGAAACAGCTCGGAGCAGCCGCCGGCGGCGACGATATCGGTTGTAGCCTCTACGAACTGCCGGCCGGTGAGCGAGCGTGGCCCTACCACTACCACACCAGAAACGAGGAGGCGCTGTACGTGCTCTCGGGAACCGCCACGCTGCGCCTCGACGACGAGGAAGAGGATCTCAGGCCAGGTACGTACGTCGCCCTCCCCACCGGTGCGGAGCACGCCCATCGCGTCGTCAACGACGGCGACGAGCCCGTGCGATATCTCGTGATCTCGACGATGGACGAACCGGACGTCGTCGGCTATCCCGATGCGGACGCGCTCGGGGTCTACGTCGGCACGCCACCCGGTGGCGACGAGGACGAGCGCGTACTCTCGGGGTTCTTCCACGAGGACGACGATATCGACTTCTGGGACGAGGTCGCCGACGACTGA
- a CDS encoding PHP domain-containing protein, which produces MPVADLHVHTTNSDGRMALADVPDAARTADVGVVAITDHERLHPELETPIDDLDGTTAIHGIELRVETESGQVDLLGYGVTPTAELRTELDRLQNDRIERGRAIIDRVEERLDCDLALEPTEGIGRPHIARAIARSDADYDYEGAFAEVIGNDCPCFVARDLPTFERGAALLADACGVVSLAHPLRYGDPAAALALAASDHVDAVERYYDYDRPVDIAPVTRAIERHGLLETGGSDAHDDVLGRAGLDRDEYDAFRERLAASLPEDVPRP; this is translated from the coding sequence TCGGACGGCCGGATGGCGCTCGCCGACGTCCCCGATGCGGCCCGGACGGCCGACGTCGGCGTGGTCGCCATCACCGACCACGAACGCCTCCATCCGGAGCTGGAAACGCCGATCGACGACCTCGATGGCACGACGGCGATCCACGGCATCGAACTCCGCGTCGAGACCGAGAGCGGCCAGGTCGACCTGCTGGGCTACGGCGTGACCCCGACCGCGGAGCTCCGCACCGAGCTCGATCGGCTCCAGAACGATCGCATCGAGCGCGGCCGGGCGATCATCGACCGCGTCGAGGAGCGCCTCGACTGCGATCTCGCGCTCGAACCGACCGAGGGGATCGGTCGCCCACACATCGCCCGTGCCATCGCCCGCAGCGACGCCGACTACGACTACGAGGGCGCGTTCGCGGAGGTCATCGGCAACGACTGCCCCTGTTTCGTCGCGCGCGATCTCCCGACGTTCGAGCGCGGTGCGGCGCTGCTCGCCGACGCCTGTGGTGTGGTCTCACTCGCGCACCCGCTTCGCTACGGCGATCCAGCGGCCGCACTCGCGCTCGCGGCGTCCGATCACGTCGACGCCGTCGAGCGCTACTACGACTACGACCGACCGGTCGACATCGCGCCCGTCACGCGCGCGATCGAACGGCACGGACTGCTCGAAACCGGCGGCAGCGACGCCCACGACGACGTTCTGGGCCGGGCCGGACTCGATAGAGACGAGTACGACGCGTTCCGCGAACGGCTGGCCGCGTCGCTCCCCGAGGATGTGCCGCGACCGTGA
- a CDS encoding acyl-CoA dehydrogenase family protein: MLDYVGLEADLDQEERMIRDTGREFVDETVAPDIGSHFENGTFPEELITEMGELGFYAPNLDGYGLPGVSETAYGLLMQELEAGDSGIRSMASVQGALVMYPIHAFGSEEQKERWLPDLASGETVGCFGLTEPEHGSNPAGMETRAEKDDGEYVLSGSKTWITNSPIADVAVVWARDTSAEGSPVRGFLVETDKEGVSTNEIDEKLSMRASVTGEIGLSNVRVPESAVLPGVEGMKGPLSCLTQARYGITWGAVGAARDCFETARDYATDREQFDKPIASFQLQQGKLAEMATEITTAQLLSHRLADLKERGDLRPQQVSMAKYNNVSMARDQARVAREMLGGNGITTDYSPMRHLANMETVYTYEGTHDIHALILGQDLTGFSAFE, from the coding sequence ATGCTCGACTACGTGGGGCTGGAAGCCGATCTCGACCAGGAAGAGCGGATGATCCGCGACACGGGCCGGGAGTTCGTCGACGAGACGGTCGCTCCCGATATCGGGTCGCACTTCGAGAACGGCACCTTCCCCGAGGAGCTCATCACCGAGATGGGCGAACTGGGGTTCTACGCGCCGAATCTGGACGGATACGGCCTCCCCGGAGTCTCCGAGACCGCCTACGGACTCCTGATGCAGGAACTCGAAGCGGGCGACTCGGGCATTCGCTCGATGGCAAGCGTTCAGGGCGCGCTGGTGATGTACCCCATCCACGCCTTCGGCTCAGAGGAACAGAAGGAACGGTGGCTGCCCGATCTCGCGAGCGGCGAGACGGTCGGCTGTTTCGGGCTGACCGAACCCGAACACGGCTCGAACCCCGCGGGGATGGAAACCCGCGCGGAAAAGGACGATGGCGAGTACGTCCTCTCGGGCTCGAAGACCTGGATCACGAACTCGCCGATCGCCGACGTCGCCGTCGTCTGGGCGCGCGACACGTCGGCCGAGGGGTCGCCCGTGCGGGGCTTTCTGGTCGAGACGGACAAAGAGGGCGTGAGCACGAACGAGATCGACGAGAAGCTCTCGATGCGCGCCTCTGTCACCGGTGAGATCGGGCTGTCGAACGTCCGAGTACCTGAATCGGCGGTGCTACCGGGTGTCGAGGGGATGAAAGGCCCCCTCTCGTGTCTCACACAGGCCAGATACGGCATCACCTGGGGCGCGGTCGGTGCGGCGCGGGATTGTTTCGAGACGGCCCGCGACTACGCGACCGACCGCGAGCAGTTCGACAAGCCGATCGCGAGCTTCCAGCTCCAGCAGGGAAAACTCGCCGAGATGGCCACCGAGATCACGACCGCACAGCTGCTCTCCCATCGGCTGGCCGATCTCAAGGAACGTGGCGACCTCAGGCCACAGCAGGTCTCGATGGCGAAGTACAACAACGTCAGCATGGCGCGCGACCAGGCCCGCGTGGCCCGCGAGATGCTCGGCGGCAACGGGATCACCACCGACTACTCGCCGATGCGCCATCTCGCCAACATGGAGACCGTCTACACCTACGAGGGCACCCACGACATCCACGCGCTGATCCTCGGCCAGGATCTCACCGGGTTCTCGGCCTTCGAGTAG
- a CDS encoding type 1 glutamine amidotransferase yields MQRPRIALLNASQEPSTLRNFRRELDADLVEFAVREELPETFAFDAAVVTGSRASVYWDEPWIDALVEWVEEATDRELPLLGVCFGHQVLAEALGGTVEDMGEYEIGYREVEGDGLLFDDTVTAFTTHSDAVTELPPGAERTAENDYGVHGFRAGNAFGVQFHPEYDMETARTVTLGKELPDERIERVLDGITEANYAAACEAKSLFENFTDYVRGVDRPESRVA; encoded by the coding sequence ATGCAGCGGCCCCGGATCGCGCTTCTCAACGCCTCACAGGAGCCCTCCACCCTCCGGAACTTCCGCCGGGAACTCGACGCCGATCTCGTCGAGTTCGCCGTCCGCGAGGAGCTCCCCGAAACGTTCGCCTTCGACGCCGCGGTCGTCACCGGTTCGCGCGCGTCGGTCTACTGGGACGAGCCGTGGATTGACGCGTTGGTCGAGTGGGTCGAGGAGGCCACCGACCGCGAACTGCCACTTCTCGGCGTCTGTTTCGGCCACCAGGTGCTCGCCGAGGCGCTCGGCGGAACGGTCGAGGACATGGGCGAGTACGAGATCGGCTATCGCGAGGTCGAGGGCGACGGGCTGCTGTTCGACGACACAGTGACGGCCTTCACGACCCACTCCGATGCCGTGACCGAGCTCCCGCCCGGCGCAGAGCGGACCGCCGAGAACGACTACGGGGTCCACGGCTTCCGCGCCGGGAACGCCTTCGGCGTGCAGTTCCACCCCGAGTACGACATGGAGACCGCACGGACCGTCACGCTGGGCAAGGAACTCCCCGACGAACGCATCGAGCGCGTTCTCGACGGCATCACCGAGGCGAACTACGCGGCGGCCTGCGAGGCGAAGTCGCTGTTCGAGAACTTCACCGACTACGTTCGCGGGGTCGACCGACCCGAGAGTCGCGTCGCGTAA
- a CDS encoding SCP2 sterol-binding domain-containing protein: protein MALYPTEQWLAAYKDRLDDSEALDEAGAGWGVDFNGDIYFVITDIPVSETTLGDLPDEAMAGLPDELRDQLADIPLDAANELIDEEVRAELPEKSRDLLRQLDEHIVDGTVYAFIGLKDGGCEKVAVVEDPAERDVGFRLRGTHETWSALVDGDREPIPATMSGDLEVEGDMGKILQYSDATALLGEIAAEVETTHLFERADQ, encoded by the coding sequence ATGGCGCTCTATCCGACCGAGCAGTGGCTGGCGGCGTACAAGGATCGGCTCGACGACAGCGAGGCGCTCGACGAGGCGGGTGCCGGCTGGGGCGTCGATTTCAACGGTGACATCTACTTCGTCATCACCGACATCCCTGTCTCGGAGACGACGCTCGGCGACCTCCCCGACGAAGCGATGGCGGGCCTCCCGGACGAGTTGCGCGACCAGCTCGCAGACATCCCGCTCGATGCGGCGAACGAGCTGATCGACGAGGAGGTCAGGGCCGAACTCCCGGAGAAGAGCCGCGATCTCCTGCGACAGCTCGACGAGCACATCGTCGACGGCACCGTCTACGCGTTCATCGGGCTGAAGGACGGCGGCTGCGAGAAGGTCGCGGTCGTCGAGGATCCCGCCGAGCGCGACGTCGGATTCAGGCTGCGCGGCACGCACGAAACCTGGTCGGCGCTCGTCGACGGCGATCGCGAGCCGATCCCGGCGACGATGAGCGGCGATCTGGAGGTCGAAGGCGACATGGGGAAAATCCTCCAGTACTCCGACGCGACGGCGCTGCTCGGTGAGATCGCGGCGGAGGTCGAGACGACCCATCTGTTCGAGCGCGCCGATCAGTAA
- a CDS encoding PRC-barrel domain-containing protein yields the protein MDTNDIDPGTDVYDVNGEEVGTVADVENDTAYVDLDPGLTDEVKANLGFGDTDDDTYALRDEMVDTVDDDGVHLRGTH from the coding sequence ATGGACACCAACGACATCGACCCGGGAACGGACGTCTACGACGTCAACGGCGAGGAGGTCGGCACCGTCGCCGACGTCGAGAACGACACGGCGTACGTCGATCTCGACCCTGGACTTACCGACGAGGTGAAGGCGAATCTCGGCTTCGGCGACACCGACGACGACACCTATGCGCTGCGCGACGAGATGGTCGACACCGTCGACGACGACGGCGTCCATCTCCGAGGCACACACTGA
- a CDS encoding DUF6757 family protein, protein MQCHYCDREADVAVEKDALKVGLCREHLRERLSELADDDALAGLQDELDIDRSDR, encoded by the coding sequence ATGCAGTGTCACTACTGCGACCGCGAGGCAGACGTCGCCGTCGAGAAGGACGCCCTGAAGGTCGGCCTCTGCCGCGAACACCTCCGCGAACGCCTGAGCGAACTCGCCGACGACGACGCCCTCGCCGGCTTGCAGGACGAGCTCGACATCGACCGCTCGGACCGCTGA
- a CDS encoding DCC1-like thiol-disulfide oxidoreductase family protein, translated as MPEQPRLVYDDDCGFCTWCADWAIRNGDFEPVGFSELTPDEQHRLPDEYEDCVHLIADETVYSCGKATEEVLLRMGKLPTEPFTFLNGFADYERLREDVYRFVADHRDQLGKVVSADAPIRR; from the coding sequence ATGCCCGAACAGCCGCGACTCGTCTACGACGACGACTGTGGGTTCTGCACGTGGTGTGCCGACTGGGCCATCAGGAACGGTGATTTCGAGCCAGTCGGGTTTTCCGAACTCACGCCCGACGAGCAGCACCGCCTGCCCGACGAGTACGAGGACTGCGTCCATCTCATCGCCGACGAGACGGTCTACTCCTGCGGGAAGGCCACCGAAGAAGTCCTGCTGCGCATGGGGAAGCTCCCGACCGAACCGTTCACGTTCCTGAACGGGTTCGCCGACTACGAGCGACTCCGCGAGGACGTCTACCGGTTCGTCGCCGATCACCGCGACCAGTTGGGGAAGGTCGTGAGCGCCGACGCGCCGATACGGCGCTAA